From a region of the Panicum virgatum strain AP13 chromosome 2K, P.virgatum_v5, whole genome shotgun sequence genome:
- the LOC120661652 gene encoding uncharacterized protein LOC120661652: MVRVATQHAERYLFPLEHYVDLRGCQLRYMFLSTCSLETVPANLIGFSYLLTLRLDFVQVVDEVLQSIISSCRALRWLHLGACDKLINLRTSHAELVGLGVYNCWRLLSISIHAEKLKRFSYMGGKLVNIEYECAPVLRELNALSQRGCEFPLDCIGVFPKLKKLRLQFTSRSQVSPILQLSGRFTGLKEIMLCLLTSWKKSIRFVPYLLKAACLVKRLELEVHGNLRPPKKLKIRWPKNFTPTRLHTFRIGGFSGESEMVQLVFFLLSWSPMLKTITIYTHRRYSKWMREESEDDARCEYAREVVSTHLAPNVPSTVKLIVM, encoded by the exons ATGGTGCGGGTAGCCACACAGCATGCGGAGCGATACTTGTTCCCTTTGGAGCATTATGTTGATTTGAGAGGCTGCCAACTGCGCTATATGTTTCTATCCACATGCAGTTTAGAAACAGTGCCTGCAAACCTCATTGGATTCTCTTATCTCCTTACCCTGAGACTCGACTTTGTGCAAGTGGTTGATGAGGTTCTTCAGAGTATTATATCCAGCTGTCGTGCTCTCCGTTGGTTACATCTGGGAGCTTGTGATAAGTTGATCAATCTGAGAACTTCTCATGCAGAATTGGTGGGCTTAGGAGTTTATAACTGCTGGAGATTACTAAGTATCAGTATTCATGCTGAAAAGCTCAAGCGTTTCTCATACATGGGTGGTAAGCTCGTCAATATTGAGTATGAATGTGCACCAGTTCTTCGTGAACTTAACGCTCTTTCTCAGCGTGGTTGTGAGTTCCCTTTAGACTGCATAGGTGTATTCCCTAAACTAAAAAAGCTGAGGTTGCAGTTCACCTCTCGTTCACAG GTATCTCCTATACTACAGCTCAGTGGAAGATTCACCGGTTTGAAGGAAATTATGTTGTGTCTCTTGACATCTTGGAAAAAGAGCATCCGTTTTGTCCCTTATCTCCTTAAAGCTGCCTGTTTAGTAAAAAGACTGGAGCTTGAG GTCCATGGCAACCTGCGTCCACCAAAAAAGCTGAAGATTAGATGGCCCAAGAATTTTACACCTACAAGGCTCCACACTTTTAGGATTGGAGGGTTTAGTGGGGAATCTGAAATGGTGCAACTTGTGTTCTTTCTGTTAAGTTGGTCACCTATGTTGAAGACAATAACAATTTACACGCATCGACGCTACAGCAAATGGATGAGGGAGGAGTCTGAAGATGATGCAAGATGTGAATATGCAAGGGAGGTGGTGTCAACTCACTTGGCCCCTAATGTTCCATCTACCGTGAAGCTCATCGTTATGTGA